The nucleotide sequence CCAAAGCTGTCAATAACTTGATCATTTACCTAACACAACAAAGACGGATATTGCTACAGTTTCATGACAAACGAACCATACAGTGGAGAAATGTTGAGCTCGAGCCGATTGATATATATCCTCCAGTggaaaatcaattggagcAGGTTTCTAAAATTATCGACACCTCATTATTCCTTTGTTATTTTTATTGTAAGCCCATGTTACTCGGCCCATTGTTACGTTTACCCAATAACAAATGTGACTCTaaaattgttcatcaaTGTTTGATGAGTAATGTGCATAACCATATACAGCAAAGGAATCTCAAACAGccaaatttcatcaaagaGTTGCTTGACTTTTATTATGGGCGCGGTTTGCACAAGGAAGCGTTGGAAATGATGTACAATTTAGCTCACGACGAAACACAAGTTAATCATTCCAACGAAGACGACAATGTTCatgatgattttatcaaaagtcCTCGATTGACAGTACAGTATTTGctgaaattgacaaatgaCCACTTGCTGTTAATTTTGGAATATGCGAAATGGGTCATTGACGCAGACGCACTGAATAGCGAGAAATTGTTCATGAATGACTCTTATGAATGTGAGAGTTACGACCCCGAAATGAtatatcaatttttcatcaagaaaaagGATTATGCCACTGCCATTAGATATTTGGAGTGGCTATTGTATGAAAGTGATGTAAAGGATAGattgaaaagaacaaaacTTTTCAGTACTTTTGAAACTAAGCTTTGCTGTTTGTATTTAAGGGAAATAAAGAATGAGGtgaaaattgatgaatattaCAAGAAACTTTGTGAAATATTGCAGCTTAGTGAGTTTTATGATCCTTGGCCAGTGTTGAAAGACATTCCAACCACCGAGGATAGGATGTTAAGGTTAACGGTCTTTGTTTACAAGAGACTTGAAGAACACGAAAAAGCGATTGATGTATTGTACAATCAATTAAACGACTTGGATGCTGCAATGAAGTattgttcaacaatatATGATAAACCAAATGGGGACACTTTAGGCACAAACTTGTTTCATAAATTGCTTGAGGATTTGCTAGTCGATTTCAGtgaaaatgttgatgaCATATCAACTTTGCTATCTCAAGAAGGATCgaaattatcaattcaCAAAGTCTTTGAACTTCTTCCTCCTAGCTTCccaataaagaaattgacgCAATATATACTGAGCCAGATCCAGaatgtcaacaacaaggtGCACGAATCTAGAATGTGTTCTCAATTGTACAAAGTGGGCTCAACCAATCTAAAGCACAAGGTGCTCAACTTACAAGATGAAGGCTATAAAATCACATcaagtaaacaaaaatgttcaatttgTAATGAACGATTGGGATATGGTTATTTCACAGTATCTAGTGATGATTCTATCATACACTACGGCTGTGCAcagaagttgaagaatgtCAAGTAGATAATAGAGTAATGAAAAGTATTGAGCTTTCAGTTGTACATCTTTTTTCTCATTTGATGGTAGTAGTGTTTTAAATCCTGCATATAACACAACTTCTGATatttattttgatgaacATCGAAATTAGTAATCAGAATCTCTATCCACTCCTTTACACTTGAACAAGCTCGAACTTATTGTATCTAACTACAGTAAAGGACATCGAATAATCATAATTATGCTTAGTCTGAATCCAATAATACACCCAAACTATCAAAACCATCGATTCAAATTCGAAACTTTTCTACGAAACGAATACAACTTTGGTTTGAACCCAGACAGGCCAATATGTCCCCTCTACAATCCACACAATCCCCAGACGTCATGCCCACTAGGCTCAAATTGCCCCAACAAACATGTGTCCCAAATGTATTCCAATAAAGTTGTATGTAAACATTGGTTACGTGGTTTATGTAAAAAAGGTGATCATTGTGAATTTCTCCATGAATATAATCTACGCAAGATGCCTGAATGTTTGTTCTATTCCAAAAATGGATTTTGTACTCAAGGTAGTGAATGTTTGTATCAACACATTGATCCACAACTGAAGATTCCTGAATGTATGAATTATAATGCTGGATTTTGTGCCGAGGGTCCCAATTGTAAGAATCGGCATGTGAGAAGGACGGTATGTCCGTATTATATGGCAGGATTTTGTCCAAAGGGACCAGAATGTGAACACACCCATCCCAAATTTGACCATCataatttgtatttgagGATAAAGCCAGATCCAATCAGAGTAACCCAAAAGGAAGCCCATGATGAGAGTAATGACAATGGATATGGTCAAATTGAAGCTACGAGTAGTAATGCAATAGCTGTATAGGTTTAATTAATAGATCAATGAAGTTATATTTACGAAAGGTTATACTCTATAACTACGTATTTGTTCTCTTTCTTGCGGAGTCAAGATCCAATTGATTCCGGAGTattcctcctcttcttcctcatcatcactcTTTACATGTTCAATCATTGGTTGTTTACTTTCTTcatattcttcatcatccatACCAACAAGTAAAACCAATTGTGTCAATTTAACAAACTTCTCCCTTAATTGATAATTATCTTCACAAACTTCATTTATAACAAAGCTCAtatctttttccaatttaaCTGATCCCAATTCATTaatattgaatttctttaaagCAAGATGTAATTTACGTTCAATtaaattgaccaaattgaCCACGATTAATCGTAAGAGTTTATGCCACACTGGTTGATGCAATGTTTGCAAGTACGGTTTAGTTAATGATGACCAATTAGATTTGAATCTAATGAGTAGTGATGGATCATTAACTTGATTTGTGGAGTATAAAATGTAGTTGGAGTCGTTGGTATCTGTTACTAAGTCATTGACCATGGTGATTAAACGTTGTCTGATTGATTGGTTGTACAAGTTAATGAGACTCTCGTTTAAGATCTTATTGCTAATGGAAATAAATGGATCCAATAAGTCTTGACTTAATATAGTCCTAATCTTTTCCGCGTCCTTTCCAAAAGGAAAATTAGTCTCGATAAACCCGGTATCGGATGGCGCTTGTGACTTGATATTGTTTATGATTTTGGTAAAGTATTCTTGAGCAATTCCCATTGAATTCAAGTAAATGATAAAGTTCATTAATTTGGGACTATTGGACGATGTAGTTTGCAAGCTTCCGACAATTGCACCTGATCCACTGACAACACTACCAAATGCACTTGATGCACCTTTAAAAAATCCAGCATTAGTGGCTAAAGAGGTAGCAGTTGCTGTACTTCCATGCGGCTCTGGAGTACTGCTCCTTGATGTAGCCCGAGGGCTAGCTAAGTCACCATCCTCACTCAACAACGACAAGGACTGATTATACTTTGGTTGATTATCGTTAAGATTTCGAATAAAATACCCGTTGACTAAATCCTGTTGTATAACTCGAAAACTCTCTGTTACAAAAGCCTTCACCGATGTAGGGAATCCCGACTGAATTACATTTCTCAAGgtattgttcaaaatcaaagttaAATCCTCAACGACTGATGAACAAGGAGGGTGATCGGGTGATTTCGATTGCGGTGCGGGTCTCAAGTACAATTCCAAACCGGGCAACTCTTCAATCTGGATTGATTTTTCCAACGAGCGAcgaaaataaaattgataCAAGGTTTCAAATGCAGGTAAAAGCTTTTCATTAatctttttggaaaaattggattttgtaATGATTTGGGGCATGCTTAAATCGGATGACTCTGAATGATGGAAATATTTAATAGTAATGAATTTACAGTATAATGCCCAACTATGCAAAATTAATGATAATTCTAAGATCAAATCCCCCACATATCGAATAGGCACAAGATCATCCAagctttcaaaatcttcacTTATGCGACCTTGATCTTGTACATGATCATGCAAATCCACAAGTCGTTTGGACAAAACGGGGAATTTGTATAGCTTGATATCTTGAAACATCTTATCCAATCGTCGAGCATCATAGAACGTATCGGCAACAACTCcaatttgtaaatcaaCTTCACGTTGCAACTTGTTGACAACGTATATTAATGCATTTGGATAAGTAGATGCATAGTATCGTTTAATCAACGGACCATGTTGTGAAAGCATCATGGAAACATTCTCAAATAACTGCATAGCCACAGTATCAAAAATACCTGGCTTTAAATCAGATGATGTAATACTGTTTATCGTTTGAGTCAagttttttgatgattcaCTAATGACCTCACATATGAATTTTGCATAACAATTCAATCCAACCTCTTCCTGGTTAATCAAGggaaacaattggaaatatttGGTCAAGCGTTCAACATCTCTCTTTGATGCCGCATCATTGAATTGCTTTTGAAACACAACAGCTAGTTGTTTGATCCAATTATTAATGCAAACCTCGGGTAGTTCTGGAACATTGGTTGATGGAATAACAGCTGATGCGTACTCGCCACGTATTAGTCCTCGCGgtatgttgttgttgacaGTGTGTATACATTGAGCAGCCAACTCCCAATTTTGACCCTCGATAGCATAATtaatttggttgatgttGCTCTTTAATAGCTGAATGTTTTCGACGTAGTTTAAAGTGTCATTCACGTTACCAATTTCTTGGTCTAATGATTTTATCTTGTAGGTTAGGTTATGCCCCAATTCATCAGCATTTGCAAGCACTTGAGTTAAACTCGACGCGTTTTTGATGGTTGTGGATAGTTTACTCACTCGTAGTAAATCTATATTACTTACGTCTTGTTGtagtttttttttgtttaaagTGACATAGctttccaatttggaatcaatgGTAGATGTTATATTGTCTATTTTGTCAATTAAATCATGCAAATCATTTGGTGAAGATGAGTCATGGAATTGATCCCTGATTTCATGTAGACCTTTGGTTAAAGCCTCCACATTTAGCAGGTAGTTGGtgtcatttttgattttatgGCTCATATTCTTGAGCTATTGGCTGTATAGTCCAGTGGACACttggttgaaaaaaaaagttgattttaGTTACGCAATTTCCACCCTGGTAGCTCTCTTATATTCAAAGCTACACATTTAATATATCTAATCTCTACTATAAACTTTAAGCTAAGGATCCCATTGGATCATAATATGGCAAAGTGTTGAACTCTTTGTTCTTCCAAATATCATATGTCTTTTTACTGACATATTTCTTTGTGGtgacaatttgataaacaaattCACTAAACCATTCATCCGTCATCATATACCAACCTTTCTTACCAGTTTCATCTCCCCAagaattttcaatcttcCATCTCACAGGCTTATCAGTAGATGGATCAATATGAACAGCAGTGATCACCATGGCGTGCGTCATCAAAGAACTACCTGTTTTCAATCTATTAGCCTTAGAtaattccaaatcaaaatcaaaagctGTGGTGTAATCATAACCAGTATTATCCAAAACACCAGTAGTTCTATCACCAAATTTCCCAACATCACAACCAAAGAAAATTGGTTCATTGTCTTTCAACATCTTAATAGCAACATTCTTAATTTCGTCAATTTCAGTATTAAcatattcaattggtttaCCACCATAAATATTATTCAACCTATCAACGGTGTACAATTTATCATAGTCGTTTCTTGGGTCATGAATCAATGAGAAATGAGCTTCAGCATCATACTTGACATGTGTTTTGTAGAAATCCAATGCATTTGTTTTAAAATGTTTGTATTTTCCATCCTTGTCCAAGAATTCCCatacaaaatcatcagTTGGCTTTGGTGGTGATCCAATAGTCAAGGACAATGTCTTGTAAATTGTCTTCATAGCCCTCAATTTAAACTGGCGAAGTACATTATCAGAAgcttttgatgattttaatTCTCTGATTTTCAAAGCAAATTCTCTAAGCTTTTCAGTAACAAtataattcaattttgaagagCTGGTGGATTGACTGTTGTCAGGAAATACCTCATGAGGAACTAAACCGTATTTGTTCACCAAATTCACAATCATATCCCATTGTCCACCATCTCCAACTGGATCGCGTAACAAGAATTGGATCAATCTGGAgtccaattcttcatcaaaagtatcttcaatattctccaaaaagaaatttgcTTTTTCCAACTTGTCATAAAAGTACAAGTAACTTTGTGAAAGTTGAAACtcatcatttttcaaatcatagTTCTTAATGACATGAGCTCTAAATacatttgatgaagcaaAAATCCAACATCTACCTGATGATTTTTGGTTATTGGCAAAAGAAGGAGATCCAATTGTATCGACAGTGACATTAAACAAGTACCTAtctttcaatcttgtcTTTGAATCAGAATTAGCAATAACCTTATCAACAGCAGTATTAGCCAAAGCATTTTGAGTCAAGATGTTTTTTGTCAGAGCCTGAAAATCACTTTCCCAAGACTCTAAAATTGTTTTAGATATTGGATTGATTTCACCTTTATCagaatccaaattgatttgttcaagaCCTTTGAATACAGCAGCAAATCTATCCACCTCTTCGTCAAATGGTTCTGTGGTAATTTGGTGTTCAGTTTGATCTTTAGTAGTAGCAGTCATTTTTTGTGATTTATCTCCAAGTAACAGAATCTTCAAGTAAGACATCTAGATGCGACAGAAATGGTGTAGATTCTGAGAAGTGATTTATAAAGGAGATTCTAAtgtaaaaaaagaagaaaaaaggcCAGGATTTAAGTGTAAAATAGCATGAGGACTAGGGGAGTCTATTTATAGTAAATTAAATCATAGTAGTGGTTATCAAAAAGAGTCTTATGATAACACACAAACATACAGAAAAAATATAATTAGTGCCTTACGTGCCACACTCACTCActcacaacaacagttgAAACAGTGAGGCAACTGAAGTATATGAAAAGACATCTTGTTATTTTCTTTCTGGTAACCTACGTCATTATACAATAGTGTGTTGCTCTTTCATAAAGATGTTCATGAAAACTACTTGTATTCTCAATCTGGAACTAACTCCGTTCGGTAAAGGATATTTTTTGAATGCGGAATatatttttccaattggaGATGGGGTTTTGTGTGTTGAACTTTTCCGCTCTTCAACACGAAAGTGCCACATCAATGAATGGCAcaacaaatttgacaaaaatAACAACCCTATGTTCTTATACTTATGATTCTATTGTCCTAAGTGTTCTGTTGAATAGCCCGAGATTGTAAGTTGTGTAACATTCAAACTTGGCTGAACAATgtctctctctctttctctcttcGAGTTGTTAGACGAATGAACTTTGGCAAGAGTTTTACTTCAAAATGTTTTAAAAGACTTGAAGCATTTGCAACTTGATACAATTTGGTATTTACCCagaaatcaacaccaaattcCATTAAAAGATTTACATCTACGGCCCCGTCATTGCATTGTAATTACATCTTTATTTCTATGAATTTACTTCTTCACCTCCTTCTTCATAGCTTCTCtctcatttttgaatttagtaGATCTATCTCTAATTCTTGGTTTCTTTACTTTCCCACTCTTTAATCCCTTAATACCAGAAATTTTCAGACCTTTAGTTGCTCTTTCACCTTCAATAATTACTTTCTTTGGCTTTCCGACCCTTGATCTATCAGCTTTACCCAATACACTTTGAGCTCTACCCAATTTTGTCCTTTGATTATCGGTTAGACTTTGTTGCTCACGGGATTTGTTTGACGCATACGCTTTTTTGACGTTTTCAATATGATTGGGTGACATTAATGATGGTTTGGCATTTGATTTGGCTCTTGATATTCTCAATTTACGTGCTTTTTTGTTACCGGAAGTGACCTTCATTGGtttatcattcaacatcaacGCCTTGTTTACAGTCAATGTGTCGTTGAATTGAACCAACGCAAACCCTTTACCCATATTAGTTTTCGAATCGCGTATAATTCTAACTGATTCGACATCATTGTCTAATTTGTCATTGAAGTAAGTCCACAAActttcctctttttcttcaaaatccaaattaCCAACAAATATAGTTCTCTTATTATCCTTTGGTGCCGGGTGGGCAACATGATCAACTCGAAGATGAtggttttcaaaaacagttgcattcaacttctttgcAGTCAATGATGCCAGTTTTTCTGCAAAGACAATGTAAGCATTTACAGAATCCCTTGATTCATGCAAACTCTTCTTAGCAAATGAAACTTTTCTTGGTAAACTTTCCCCAAAGGAAATGGATCTGAATCTAATGGaatcaattttgccaaattcCTTGAAAAGCTTCTTAAAGTTCTTAGCGGTTGTCTTTGATGTTATCACATCACTTGGAACATTTCCTACAAACACAGTTCTTTCTgctttttccaattcttcctcCTTGAAATCTATCGTTTGTGCTGCTTTCGTCTTTTTGGATTCTTTTTCGACGGATGGCGTCCCCTCATCTGAAACTTTTTCCTCTTTAGactcatcttcatccttTGCTGTATCTTCCTGCTCTTCAGATCTCATCACCTGTTCAAAGTACTTGGCTTCCAAGTTGTCGTTTTCatccttctttttggtCTTTTTTATAAGTCTCTcctcttcaatttcttcctcttcttcttgctCTTCTGATTCTTCACTTAAGTCACTGGATTTAgcctcttcatcatcttcatttcCACTTACGTCCTTCTCTGTATGTTTATGTTTTTTTGGGTTGGGTATATCAACGATTGtcctcttcttttcaatgagTTGGTCTTTTGAAATGGGTCCGTCTGCAGAGTTTTTGAACAACTCACTTATAGACAGATCATATTTATCACTGGATTTAGCAAATAACGAAGTAAAACCAGACATTATGTGGAATGTATGTGATTATATCAAAGTACGTTAAAGGGGAGCTATATGAGATGAGATGTGGAAAGATGAGGAAAAAATTATTATggaatttgataattcccaaaaaggaaatttcATCTCATTTTAGTAGAGATGGTGCGGCTTAAAGGTACAAGAGGCGATTTCCCAGTATCGGAATGGCTTATTCCTACATTTAGTTCAATTATTATAAGACGGAACCAACTGTAACCCCAAGAAATGAGTTATCGGTAATTCTAAGCTATCTGTCTATACTCTAAATGGATGTTTTTGACATAAATCCTATGTATACCTGCATATAATCCTATGCCTTCTGTTTTCTTTATTCCAACAcacaataaacaaattgtacaattattccactttcaaatctttcaacagTTTTATACAAAAGTTTTAATACAAAGCGACCCTTTAGTCAGAGACCACACAACCCGACACTTTCAAAACCATCACTGTAACTGCTTTTATCAAGACTTATACATAGTTTTTTACAGAATACAAGTACTGCAGAACACTTTTTAATCAACTCattccaaaacaaacatCTATTGCGTTAAcatcaaatactttgaGCTAATCAAAGAAACGAGTGATTACGACGTGTCAGACTACTACTCAGGTTCATAAAGGGGTAAATTGCGCACATATCGATTGACATAGCATTACATCTTGTCGTGCCATctaaaaagttttgattattttcaacacaCGTTTATCTTGAAACAACATGGAGCAAGTGGAAACACAGACAGTGTCTGGTAGTGTAACGACCTCACAGGGGGTACCAGAAGTGGCATCATCTCAGAATGTTGAAACAGAAGTAAAGTCTCATCCAGACAAAGAAGATCAAGTGGATGATATTGACGAAAACACTCGTTTGACTATCAGCAAAGAGTCACCACTCTCCGAAATTGCAACATCCCCACttccatttgatttgagCTTACCAGACTCAGATTTGGACTTGAATTCTGCATTCTTAGGTGACAAGAATGGGGTGAGTAAGCCTACAGAGGCTGCCAGTGTGAATGGCCAGAATtcacatcaacaaaatattatTGAAGGAGACAAGGCAACGTCTAAGAAGTCATCACACGAAATACCAACTCCAGGATCTCATAATGATTTTCATTTAGGTGGAATTGCGCGTCAAAGAAAGGACAGTTATGAAAGTTCTGAGTTGAGCGATTTgggtgatgatgaatctGAAGCAGAAACTGACAAGATGGACTTTTTGGATGAGCGAGATGGAGAAAATCTAACAAAGCCAACTGACTTGCAAACGTTGTCGGAGTTGACAGAGTTGGCAAGAAtggaagaaattgatggcgattcagatgaagaattttCCAAGACTGAAGATTCGTTCAAAGGTTCGAAAGGGGAAAGTGAAGCCAATACCAAGGATTCACACAAGGATAGCGATTTGATAAATCGTAAACGAACAGCAACGACAGGGGACGATGAATCTGAGTCAAGAGGTGGAAAGAAGCCAAAGACGGAAGCAAAGATTGAACTTGGCGTTGACCAAGAGAGTACTAAAAATATAGAGGAAACTGAGAACATAGGCAACAATCTGAACGGTATAACCAAAGATATCAATcaagacaaaattgatgtgGATAATACTGTTGTACAGGCTGCGACAAAAATAAGTCCTGACGATGAAGACAATGAGGCTGAAGCAGAAGATGAGgaagatgaggatgaagaagaaggtgaaaCTGAAGATAGGAACAATTGGGCCTCCAACGAGCAACTAAAAGAAAAGGTCAAGCAGTCTGCTGATCCTGATGAGGAAAGCAATAcacaagaaattgttgaaaagggCGTCGAAGAAGCAGTTGCAGAGGAACACGACACAGACATCAATGAGCAAAGAGAGCTAGCGGTAAAGGGATTGATAGCTATAGAGAAATGTTTTGCCGAAGTACGTGACAAACTATATGACGATAAATTAGTTTTACTAGAAAAGGAATTACAGCTATGTTTAGATGGATCACATCCTGAACTATCTAAGATTTACCAGAAAATCAATGGCTTTTACCAAGACAGCTTGAATCTAGCCAATGCAAACTTGGCGTATAGACTAAAATGTGTGGATAAAGAAACCATGGCAACACGTACATCTATACATCAAAACTATCTCCGAAATATTATGGACACTAAGAATGCAATGATTACAGAAACGACATCAATGTGGTATAAgatcaacaaagaaagaaatcAACTAGACCAAATTGTACCTGACTTTAACTATTCAGCCATACCGCTGTCAATTTTGGCACAAGAAGAGGCGACTGTATCCAACTCTGCAAATGTTGCTGATGTAATGGGAACCGTCGCGCCAAAGATCAAGAAAGCTATTAAGCAAAATGCAATTATCGAATTGGTGCAACAAcgaaacaatttgaatgagCAATTGGGAGTATTGAATGGattggtgaaatttcaTGGGTTCCCTTCTGCAGTTACGTCTTCCATTAATCAAGAAGAAGTAGCGACCCAAGAGTTGCTTTTGAGGAAAGCAAGCGAGGAAGAGATAAACGAAGACTTAAGGGCCATGGGAATACGGACATAGATTGTGCTTTGTACTTAAACTTGTAACATTAATTAATAAACCTATTCTGTTGATAGCTCTGGTGATGTTGGAGATGTAGAAACTGTAAAGGCTGTGATAACCACGGCGCTACCAGATTATTTTGCTTTTGCGCGtggatttgttgatgaaaaaaagaaacatatttggaaaaggtGTCCTCAATTGCACCTACTGACATCACATTCCATTGATTTAGCAGAAGCTTTTAGGTAATCAATATGGTAGAGGTATCACTTACAGTAGGGAAATTAGATGCTTCTTTAGCACTCTTATTAACCAAAGATCATCATTTGATTGAGTTTCCTACAATCTTATTACCAAATGGAGTTCGAGCAGGATCTATAGTCAAGTTAAAATGTGACCAAGATCATGAAagtgaaaaagaagaagatttgaaatttcaaaatattcaagATGAAATCTATCAAAC is from Candida orthopsilosis Co 90-125, chromosome 1 draft sequence and encodes:
- a CDS encoding Yth1 mRNA cleavage and polyadenylation specificity factor translates to MLSSNPIIHPNYQNHRFKFETFLRNEYNFGLNPDRPICPLYNPHNPQTSCPLGSNCPNKHVSQMYSNKVVCKHWLRGLCKKGDHCEFLHEYNLRKMPECLFYSKNGFCTQGSECLYQHIDPQSKIPECMNYNAGFCAEGPNCKNRHVRRTVCPYYMAGFCPKGPECEHTHPKFDHHNLYLRIKPDPIRVTQKEAHDESNDNGYGQIEATSSNAIAV
- a CDS encoding Lap3 aminopeptidase; the protein is MSYLKISLLGDKSQKMTATTKDQTEHQITTEPFDEEVDRFAAVFKGLEQINLDSDKGEINPISKTILESWESDFQASTKNILTQNALANTAVDKVIANSDSKTRLKDRYLFNVTVDTIGSPSFANNQKSSGRCWIFASSNVFRAHVIKNYDLKNDEFQLSQSYLYFYDKLEKANFFLENIEDTFDEELDSRLIQFLLRDPVGDGGQWDMIVNLVNKYGLVPHEVFPDNSQSTSSSKLNYIVTEKLREFALKIRELKSSKASDNVLRQFKLRAMKTIYKTLSLTIGSPPKPTDDFVWEFLDKDGKYKHFKTNALDFYKTHVKYDAEAHFSLIHDPRNDYDKLYTVDRLNNIYGGKPIEYVNTEIDEIKNVAIKMLKDNEPIFFGCDVGKFGDRTTGVLDNTGYDYTTAFDFDLELSKANRLKTGSSLMTHAMVITAVHIDPSTDKPVRWKIENSWGDETGKKGWYMMTDEWFSEFVYQIVTTKKYVSKKTYDIWKNKEFNTLPYYDPMGSLA
- a CDS encoding Nop12 protein (S. cerevisiae homolog NOP12 has role maturation of LSU-rRNA from tricistronic rRNA transcript (SSU-rRNA, 5.8S rRNA, LSU-rRNA) and localizes to preribosome, nucleolus), which gives rise to MSGFTSLFAKSSDKYDSSISELFKNSADGPISKDQLIEKKRTIVDIPNPKKHKHTEKDVSGNEDDEEAKSSDLSEESEEQEEEEEIEEERLIKKTKKKDENDNLEAKYFEQVMRSEEQEDTAKDEDESKEEKVSDEGTPSVEKESKKTKAAQTIDFKEEELEKAERTVFVGNVPSDVITSKTTAKNFKKLFKEFGKIDSIRFRSISFGESLPRKVSFAKKSLHESRDSVNAYIVFAEKSASLTAKKLNATVFENHHLRVDHVAHPAPKDNKRTIFVGNLDFEEKEESLWTYFNDKLDNDVESVRIIRDSKTNMGKGFALVQFNDTLTVNKALMLNDKPMKVTSGNKKARKLRISRAKSNAKPSLMSPNHIENVKKAYASNKSREQQSLTDNQRTKLGRAQSVLGKADRSRVGKPKKVIIEGERATKGSKISGIKGLKSGKVKKPRIRDRSTKFKNEREAMKKEVKK
- a CDS encoding Cog4 protein (S. cerevisiae homolog COG4 has role retrograde transport, vesicle recycling within Golgi and localizes to Golgi transport complex); amino-acid sequence: MSHKIKNDTNYSLNVEALTKGLHEIRDQFHDSSSPNDLHDLIDKIDNITSTIDSKLESYVTLNKKKLQQDVSNIDLLRVSKLSTTIKNASSLTQVLANADELGHNLTYKIKSLDQEIGNVNDTLNYVENIQLLKSNINQINYAIEGQNWELAAQCIHTVNNNIPRGLIRGEYASAVIPSTNVPELPEVCINNWIKQLAVVFQKQFNDAASKRDVERLTKYFQLFPLINQEEVGLNCYAKFICEVISESSKNLTQTINSITSSDLKPGIFDTVAMQLFENVSMMLSQHGPLIKRYYASTYPNALIYVVNKLQREVDLQIGVVADTFYDARRLDKMFQDIKLYKFPVLSKRLVDLHDHVQDQGRISEDFESLDDLVPIRYVGDLILELSLILHSWALYCKFITIKYFHHSESSDLSMPQIITKSNFSKKINEKLLPAFETLYQFYFRRSLEKSIQIEELPGLELYLRPAPQSKSPDHPPCSSVVEDLTLILNNTLRNVIQSGFPTSVKAFVTESFRVIQQDLVNGYFIRNLNDNQPKYNQSLSLLSEDGDLASPRATSRSSTPEPHGSTATATSLATNAGFFKGASSAFGSVVSGSGAIVGSLQTTSSNSPKLMNFIIYLNSMGIAQEYFTKIINNIKSQAPSDTGFIETNFPFGKDAEKIRTILSQDLLDPFISISNKILNESLINLYNQSIRQRLITMVNDLVTDTNDSNYILYSTNQVNDPSLLIRFKSNWSSLTKPYLQTLHQPVWHKLLRLIVVNLVNLIERKLHLALKKFNINELGSVKLEKDMSFVINEVCEDNYQLREKFVKLTQLVLLVGMDDEEYEESKQPMIEHVKSDDEEEEEEYSGINWILTPQEREQIRSYRV